The Deltaproteobacteria bacterium region GGAAGAGAGAGGCTTCACGCATCTGCCGTTGACCTTCCATCATGCCGAGCAGGCGGGCAAACTGCCGATGCACCACCGTGACCCGTTCGACCGTTTGCTGATCGCTCAAGCTCGGGCCGAAGGGCTGACCCTCGTCACCCGCGATCAACACATCCCGCGATACGATGTGGCCATCATGGGAGCTTGAACCACGTCAATGGCGCCTCAGTCGTACACTGAAGACACTCTGGTCCTGAACCGCCCGAGGTTTACCGGAGACGGTTTGTTTGAGTCAGCTCGGACCTGCCGCGCGAGGGTGGCCCAATAGCCGCGCCGCGTTCTCCCGTGTGACCCACACGACATCCTCCGCTCGTTCCAGAAAGGGGCGGACATCCGCCGCCACCCGATCCCACGCCAAGGCGTCGAGACGACCAAGGATCGTGGTCCGCCAGTTATCGGCATGAATGGTATCGCCCTCCCAGCCTGTCTGCCGCAAGGCCGCGTCGAGCAGGGTCAGGTTCGGCGCGGGCCAGCCCGGATCGCCGAGGTACCAGATCAGGTCATACAGGTCCCGCCCCTTGGTGTAGGGACGCTGCAGCAGGGCGTGGAGCTTGCCGCCGAGAAGCGTCGCGCGGTCGTGGGGCTGAAAGGTCGGGATCCTCGGCCAACGCGCGTACGTGCCGCGCCGCGCGCAACAGCTTGGGCTTGCCCGCGGCGCGCGCCAGCCGCTCGAGTTCGTCCAGGTCGAGGGCCTCGAGGTCCAGCCGCAACTCCGCGATGTAAGCCGGCTCGTCGCCGCCGGGGCACAAGTGAACGACATCGAGCAGGGCCTTCTCCGGCAACGCCACGAACGCCGCCTGTCCAAGGGCCAAGTCGATCTGCCGGTAACCGTAGAGCAGCTCGTTCTTGACGTAGCGGAACGAGAAGCGGCCCAGCGGAGTCTGGCGCACGTGCGGCCTTGCGACCGCCACGCTGGTGACCTCCGGAACGTATTCGGGAATGCAATGCCAGTGCTCCAGCGCCGATAGTCCACTCACGTAGGACCCAGGCACAAGGCGGTTGGCGACCAGAAACGGATGGGGCATGCGCTTGCGGTAAGGTGGAGCCAGCGCGTACAGTTCGCGACGAAGCTGATGGATTCGCCCGGCCCGGGTCCACCGGGCGAGTTGGTGTCGAATCCTCACCGGGTCGGCGCGCCCGCAAAGCAGCAGCCCCGTCTCGAACAGCGGTTCATCGTCGACGATCTCAAGCAGCTCGGAGAATCTCATCAACCTAACCTGCCAGTATTGTCAACTTACAGCAATAAAATCTGCCCGGGGACTGCCATGAACAACCGCCTGTGCAATCAGAAACGGACATCCGTATGGATCACTCCCACTGGCCCTTCCGCCCGGACTACCCCACATCCACCGCTCAATGGTCCCTTGTAATTCACCGGGTCGGCGCGACGTCGGCCGAGGTGTGGGTGGGAACCTTGTTCCCGGCTTTGAAGATGCCGGAGCGGGCGCGGGTCCGGCTCTTCCGGGACGGCCGGGCGGAGCGCTCGGCGCTGATCTCCAGGGACGACTGGTCGCGGCCCTTCCGCGGCATGCGACGGCGTTTTTTCAGGGTGGTGACGTTCAGGCGGCTCGAAGCCGGGAGCGAATACCGGGTCGCGTTCGAGCGGCTCGTTGAAGGGAATGCCGCGGCGGGACCTGTCCGTGGGTGGCAGGAACTGCGCGCGGGCGCGTTCCGCACGCTGCCGCCGCGCCTCCCCTTGAAGGGCGAGAGTCCCTTCACCATCGGTCTCGGGAGCTGCTTCTACAACCATCGCGACGGCGGGCAAGCGGCGGTCGCGTATCGGGCGCTTTACGAGCACGGCGCCGGCACCGTCCGGCCGGACATCACCGCGCTGACCGGCGATCAGGTCTACCTGGACATCGGCTTCGATTCGCTGTCGCTGATACCGCGGGAGATACGCGAGCGCATCGCCGACGACTATGCCCTTCACTGGCAGGCGCTGGACGGAATCCTCGGCCGGGGCGGCACATGGATGCTGCCGGACGACCACGAGTACTGGAACGACTACCCGTTTGTCGATTCACCCCTCCCAGCCCTTTGGTCGCTGAGGCTGCCGCACGTGCGCGAGTGCTGGGAAGCGGCCTCGCGCGACGCCGTCACGAACATCCAGCGCTCGCCCGTGGTGGAAACGGTGGCCATCGGAGACGATGTCACTCTCTGCTTCGCCGACCTGCGGTCGCACCGCACGGAGGAGGCGTTTCTCCCGGCGGCTCCTTTCAGGAAGCTGCTCGACTGGGCGCGGCGCAGGACGTGCCCAGCGGTGCTCGTCCTTCCGCAGCCGTTGCTCGTGCGGCAGAACCGCGTGGAGCGGAACCTGCGGAGCTACTCAAAGCAATACGCGGCGCTGCTCGACGCCCTCGGCGCCGTCGCGCACGACATCGTGGTCCTGAGCGGCGACGTTCATTTCGGACGCGTCGCCAGCGTCCCCATCGGCACCGCCGGGACGCGGCTCTTCGAGATCATCTCCTCGCCCCTGTCGAACCTCACCGGGCTCAACGGCGTGGCCGCGAGCACCGCCACGAGCCGGCCCGAGCGTTTTCCTCCCGCCGCGACAGCCCGCGAGCTGGACTGGCCGGCCCGCAAGGTGAACTACTACAAGGACCGCGCGGGACGCGGGCGCTTCTTTGTCCCGATCCGCAAGGGGCGGCTGTTGTCGGATTATCCGAGGAAGCGCACTCGGGAGCACTTCATGACGGTGAGCCTGTGCCGCACGGAGGGCGGCGGCATCGAATTGACGGCCAATGCCTGGCTGGTGCGCGAGCCAACAGGGAACGAGGGCCAGCCGGCCAAGGGCTTCCGACGTCCCTTCCGCGCCGTGCTCCAGTAGGAACCTGCGCCGCAAGACCTGGATTCCCGCTTCCGCGGGAATGGCGTTTCGATGGTTCCGAGTTCGTGTCGGTTACGGCTTGACCACCTTCGCCACACTCGACACGAGCGTGGTCACGGCCTTCAGGTAGGCCTCGATCCGCTTGAGCCTCTCCCGCGCCCGCGCAAGGCCCCGCAGACCGCGTTCAAGTTCCTTCTCGTTGTCGGCGAGTTTCCCGCGGATGGCCGCGACGCGCGCGTTCTCAAGTCGGCGGATGGCGAGGCAGACATCCAGCAGCGCCATGGCCGACGCCGTGCGCTCGGTCTCCGGAAGATCCTGCACCGCCGCGAGCCATTCGGCGGACATCATGTCCTTCCGCGCCTGGCGCAACTCCGACAGCGTCTTCCCGCGGACTTCACCCGGCGTCATCGGATCAGCCTCCCGGCTTCAGCGCCGAGGCGCGAGACAAGCTCCACGAATCCCTCGACGGTGGCGCCCAGCTCGGCTGCCCGGCCGGCATCCAGGCGTCCCTCGACGGCCGCCACGTACGCCTGCCGCAACGCGCCGACCGCCTGCTCCGCGGCCAGCGCCGCTGCCACGCCGGTGGGCTCGCGCAGGCTCTTCAGCCGCCGTGCCGGCCAAGTCTTGGGCAGCCGCTTGGCGCTCACGTACGGCGTCACAACCTCGTCGCTGCGAAACCGCGCCGACAGGATGTCCCGGTCCGCGCGCACCTGCCGCGCCACCGCCGCCACCAGGGCCTCCTGCAGCGCCAGCTCGCGCTCGATGGCCGCGCCGCGTGCTTCCAACTCGCGCCGCAGGGCCGCGGATCCGAACGAGGCCACCGTGACGGCAACGGCGGGCTCCACACGGCCGCTTACCGAGACGTCCCCCATCCGCGCCTGCTTGAGCCTGGGCGAGAGCGTCCCGAGCGCCGCCGTCAACCGCTTCGCGGCGGCAGCGCTCCCCTTCGACCCATCGGACTCCAGCAGTGACCGCAGCGCGACGAAGTACGATCTCAGCAAGTCGTTATGGCGCTTGGCTGCGTCGTAGTCCTCCAGACGTTCCGCCATGGCCGCGTCGAATCGTTGCAGCGCCTCCCGACGCTGTTCCTCCGACAGGCCCTCCCGCGCTTCCACCAGCGCCCGCGAATCCACCGCCGCGGCCACTTCGAACGCCCGGTCCAGCAACGGCGGCACCTTGCCGGCGTACGCGACGCCCGCCCGGGCAACGGTGTCGAGCCGGGCGGTGTCCACGGCCGCGGTGCAACCGCTAGCGGCCAGTGCCAGAACCCACACCCACAACAAGTGGATGCCGCGGGGATCATTGCGGAGGGCGGATATGTCCTTCGTCATCATGATGGGCCTCCTCAAAGCTCCGACGCGGGGACGGGATCGGGTCAGGGCATGGTTACGAACCGGCCGGCCTTTCTGGATTATTCGTTCCTGTGTTACACAGAACGGCCGGTATGTCCAAGGATATCCGACGCAGGCCTCGTCCCTCCGCATGGGTCGAGTCCGTTCACGTCAGACGAAGGGGTGGCGAAGCAGATTTTCAATGGCCGGTTCGCAGAAGTGACGGAGACCTGAGACATGGAGACCCAATCGTCCGAAACGCACACGCCAGGCACCGTCCCGCTCGACCGCAGGCTCGCAATCTGGCCGGTCTTGGGCCGGTTTCTGGCCGCCTTGGTCAGACACTTCGTGCCGTTCGTGCTTCTGGCCTCGGCTGTCGGGTGGACCGTGGGGGGCGTCTTGTTTCTCACCGGACTGGCGCCGTTTCTCGCGACCCGGGAACCCCGGCGTTCTTTGCGTTGTACGGCAGAAAGATCGCTTCCGTGGTCCTGCACGCCTTCTCGAGGGTCTCGGTGGAAGCCGTCATCACCCTGATGATTTGGCCGGAACTGGGCGGCCGCCGGGTCACGTTGAAAGGCGCCCTGGTCACGGCCACCGAGGCCATCCCCGGGCTTCTGCGTCGCCCCTTCTACCTGTTCGTTGCAAGAGTGTCCTCGGTGGCCATCCTGCGCGCCCTCCTCTACCTGCCGCAGCACGCGGCGGCGGTCCTTGTCCTTACTTCGGAACTGGGACCGGCGTCGAAGAGCGTGCTTTTCGCCCTGTCCATGGCGGGCAGCGCCCTCAATGGCCTGATCGACAGCAGGCTCCTGATGCTGTTGCCGGTAGCGGCCATCGAACGCACGGGGGTTCTGGACGGATTCAGGCGATGCTGGCAACTGACCTCACATCATTGGATTCGCTTGCTCGGCGTCGTCGTGTTGGTGTGGTGCTTCACGGAAGTTCTGCAGTATTCGTCGGGTATCCTGCTCAGAGCCGTGGCCGGCTTCCTCAGGGACAACGACCTTGGCGTGTTGTTGGCCGTCGCGGTCCTTCTCCTCAACGGTTCGATCCGAGCCTACGGGGCCGTGGTTGCCACCGTTTGTTATTGGGACATGCGCGTGGCCAACGGAGAGATCGCCGCCGAACAGCCCGATGTCTCCCGGACGGAGTGAACGATACCGCCTTCGTTCGTTGGACGAAGCGTGGCCCGCGCGGATCCGGACTCCCGGCCGCTGTCATTGACCACGCTCCCGAACTTGCTGTAGTCTCGGTCCAGCGAAATCGGAACGGCGCCCAAGGCGCGGGACACCCCGCGGCTCGATGGGACAAGGAGGAACGATCATGAAGGACGGCCTGCGTTTCGTTGACAGCGACATGCATATCCAGGAGCCGGGGAACCTGCTGGAGAAGTACCTGGATCCCGAGTTCAAGCACCGCGTGACCTGGGCGGTGGACGGCAAGGGGAAGATCAGCCGGCGCACCTGGACCATCGACGGCCTCGCCACGGGCGCGGACTCGGAGCTGCAGCAGCACCGCAAGAGGGCCGCGTCGTCCAAGGCCACGGGGCCGGTCATTGGCGCCGCCACCGGGGTGCTGTCGGCCTCGCGCCTGGCGGACACCGGGCGCATGGACTTCGCCATCGAGCGCGGCTACGACGAGGAAGCCCAGATCATGGGCATGGAGATGGAAGGCATCGACATCGGCGTGCTGTTCCCCACCGGCGGGCTGGGGCTGCTGGCGCGTGACGACATGGACCCGCACCTCTCGCACGCCCTGAGCCGGGCCTACAACGACTGGATCCACGACTTCTCCCAACACTGCCCGGAGCGCATGAAGTTCGCCGCCATGCTGCCGCTGCACGACGTGAACCTGGCGTGCCACGAGCTCAAGCGTGCCGTCGAGGAGCTCGGGGCGGTGGCATCGTTCATCCGGCCCAACATGATCAACGGCCGCTTCTGGCACTCCAACTACTGGGATCCGCTCTACAGCCTGCACGAGGAGTTGAACGTGTCCTGGTGCTTCCATGAAGGCACCGGAGCGTGGAACTCCAACATGAACGCGCTGTACGGCGAGAACCGCTTCTACCGCCACGTGGCCAGTCACTGGATCGAGATGCAGCAGGCGCTCATCGCCATGATCATCGGCGGCGTCTTCGAGTTCCATCCCAAGCTGCGCGTGGGCTACCTGGAAGCGCAGAACTCCTGGGTGCCCGGCATCCTGACGCGCATCGAGTGGGACTACGCCAATTACCGCGACTCCCACGCGCCCTACCTGTCGCTGACGCCCAAGGAGTACTTCCAGCGCAACTGCTGGGCCGCGGTGGAGGGCAGCGAGCCCGAGATCGCCGGCACCGCGGAGCTCATCGGCGCGGACCGGATGTGCATCTCCACCGACTACCCGCACTTCGACTCGAACTTCCCCAACGTCTCCACGAACCTGCTGAACAACGTGTCGCGGGAAATCGCCGCCGCCATCTTCATGGGCGGCGCCAGCCTGTACAACTTCAGCGAGGAAGACTTCCAGAAGGCCCATGCGGCCGCGGAGGCGAGCCGGACGCGGCAGGCCGCGGTGGGTGAAGCTTAGCCGTTTGCGGCCAAGACCCTGTGCGGAAGGAGGGGGTGAAAGCGCATTTGCTTTCGCCCCCTTCGTTTATGGTCGGGGATTCACTTCGGCATCGGCCCCACCAGCAGCGAGGCGTCGAGGCGGCGGCCGAAGAGGTTGATGCGCCAGTCGAGATGGGGGCCGGTGGAGCGGCCGGTGGAGCCGACCTCGGCGATGGGTTGTCCCTGCTTCACGCGCTGGCCCTTCTTGACCAGAATGCGAGCGAGGTGGAGGAAGGCGGACGAGAGGCCGTGGCCGTGGTCGACGATCATGGTGCCGCCGGAGAAGTACATGTCCCGATGCACCATGGTGACCACGCCGGCCGCGGGCGATACCACCCTGGTGCCCTTGGGCGCGGCGATGTCGATGCCGTAGTGGGGGCGCCGGGGCTCGCCGTTGAGGATGCGCTGGGAGCCGTAGACGCCGCTGATGCGGCCTTTCACGGGCCAGCGGAAGCCGCCGAGGAAGTCGGTGCGGGGATCGTCGACGGTGCGCGCCCGCTTGACCAGGGCGACCTCCTTGCGGATGCGCACGAGGTCCTTCTTGCTGGGCGTGACCTTGCTCGGGGGCAAGCCGTCGATGCGCTGGATGCGGTACTTGCGCGGCTTCACCGCCAGGCCGTAGCGTTCGCGCCGTCCGTCCGGGAACACCACCGACAGCACGGCCTTCGCGGGCGCGTCCCGGCCGAAGCCGATGAGGAACCAGCCTTCCTTGGAGACGCGTACCGGCGCGCCCTCGAACTTCACCTTGGAACCCGGCGCCACGCGCCCGCGCACCAGGCCGCCCTGGATCCGCTGGCCGTCAAGCTGGATGCCGGGTTCGGCCGATAGTGCCGCGGCCGGCGGCCACAGTGCCAGGGCCATCCACAGACCGAGGAACGCTCCGAGTACCGTGACCTTCCTGGGTACCCTCCCTGTTGTGCCGACAAGTCGCATGTCCACTACATATGGTGGATCGGGCCTCGGGTGTCAACCGGGGACGATCGGGCCGCCCGTCGTGCAGCAGCGCGTTGGCGCACGGCGCGGAACAGTACCCGCGCGGGATCAGCGCTTGGTGCCCACGCCCGAGTGGAACGGCTGCGAAATGAAGAACTGGTTGCCGGCCGCGACGATGGCCTGACGCCACTCCTCGGCTTCCGCCGGGTCGAGCCGCGAGACCATGCGTTCCTGCTGCTGGTGCAGCCGTTCGCCCGAAGAGTACGTCGCCCACTGAGGCATCATGACCACGCCCTCCAGCCCGGCGCGCTCCATGCGTTCGTACAGGCTCGCGTCCGCGCACCCGCCCTCCACCATGTCGCCGTAGCCGGTCTGGGCCTTGAGCTTGAGATCGGAGCGAAGCGGCAGATTGACCCACCAGGGCATGTCCAGGGAACGGACGATCACGGCCACCCTACCGCCGGGCCGGGTCACCCGGACGCACTCGGCGAGCATCGCGTCGGCGTCCCCTTCCTCCATGACCGTGAACGCCAGGGTCGCATCGAACCCCCCGTCCGGGAACGGCAGCGCCTGGCCGTTGGCGTTGTGCAACTCGATGACGTCGTCGACCCCTTCCGCCGCGGCCAGCCTCGCAGCCTCGCGCAACAGGTACGCGTTGATGTCCGCGCCCACGATAGGGTTGCGCTTCGCCGTGTGCCGCGCCAGCCAGCGCGCCACCGTGCCCGCGCCGCAACCCACCTCCAACACCCGCTGACCGGGCTCCAGCGCCAC contains the following coding sequences:
- a CDS encoding nucleotidyl transferase AbiEii/AbiGii toxin family protein; translated protein: MPTFQPHDRATLLGGKLHALLQRPYTKGRDLYDLIWYLGDPGWPAPNLTLLDAALRQTGWEGDTIHADNWRTTILGRLDALAWDRVAADVRPFLERAEDVVWVTRENAARLLGHPRAAGPS
- a CDS encoding amidohydrolase family protein, whose translation is MKDGLRFVDSDMHIQEPGNLLEKYLDPEFKHRVTWAVDGKGKISRRTWTIDGLATGADSELQQHRKRAASSKATGPVIGAATGVLSASRLADTGRMDFAIERGYDEEAQIMGMEMEGIDIGVLFPTGGLGLLARDDMDPHLSHALSRAYNDWIHDFSQHCPERMKFAAMLPLHDVNLACHELKRAVEELGAVASFIRPNMINGRFWHSNYWDPLYSLHEELNVSWCFHEGTGAWNSNMNALYGENRFYRHVASHWIEMQQALIAMIIGGVFEFHPKLRVGYLEAQNSWVPGILTRIEWDYANYRDSHAPYLSLTPKEYFQRNCWAAVEGSEPEIAGTAELIGADRMCISTDYPHFDSNFPNVSTNLLNNVSREIAAAIFMGGASLYNFSEEDFQKAHAAAEASRTRQAAVGEA
- a CDS encoding M23 family metallopeptidase, giving the protein MRLVGTTGRVPRKVTVLGAFLGLWMALALWPPAAALSAEPGIQLDGQRIQGGLVRGRVAPGSKVKFEGAPVRVSKEGWFLIGFGRDAPAKAVLSVVFPDGRRERYGLAVKPRKYRIQRIDGLPPSKVTPSKKDLVRIRKEVALVKRARTVDDPRTDFLGGFRWPVKGRISGVYGSQRILNGEPRRPHYGIDIAAPKGTRVVSPAAGVVTMVHRDMYFSGGTMIVDHGHGLSSAFLHLARILVKKGQRVKQGQPIAEVGSTGRSTGPHLDWRINLFGRRLDASLLVGPMPK
- a CDS encoding methyltransferase domain-containing protein — translated: MVQQESQPVEERVVELLRHLGIGKAHVAAYLPGDWSGLLERHPSAVASLTLICPRGMKIELLRPHRDRMMVVTGDGGNEVAELMGAMDKLPGAALTVLRDYYSPMWADVMAERGDAALPALLKFLARMEGASAASPVRLPEGEGEAAGISYTVRGSGPPLLLFPLALAASQWEPVLAALAERFTTITVGGAHLGMVAFLESRAEGYLRVVRGAVAEVALEPGQRVLEVGCGAGTVARWLARHTAKRNPIVGADINAYLLREAARLAAAEGVDDVIELHNANGQALPFPDGGFDATLAFTVMEEGDADAMLAECVRVTRPGGRVAVIVRSLDMPWWVNLPLRSDLKLKAQTGYGDMVEGGCADASLYERMERAGLEGVVMMPQWATYSSGERLHQQQERMVSRLDPAEAEEWRQAIVAAGNQFFISQPFHSGVGTKR